The following proteins are co-located in the Pedobacter sp. FW305-3-2-15-E-R2A2 genome:
- a CDS encoding carboxy terminal-processing peptidase produces the protein MLGRLSFVFFTTAVLACQAAVPKTQPVVDGVKNIKPDIQQQFVIKEVVALIENYNYKKIKVNDSISSIILDQYIKTLDQGKNYFLSSDIKDFEKYRYQLDDDFKNGDLTVPFYIYNLYAKRLNERLDYAVTQLKTEMNFGQNDTYVYDRSKLAWPVSAVELNDTWRKRVKYELINLNLAGSAPAKSIETVSKNYLDLKSQVAKVNNQDVFQMLMDAVTASLDPHTNYFNASNAKAFNEEMSRSIVGIGAILMIENEVPKIVSIVPGGPAAKGKKLSPGDRIVAVAQGDGAFESIVGWRLDVSISKIKGAKGTKVRLKVIPDGRELSSEPVIVELLRDKVIQQAQSAQKSVKTVRNNGKDYKVGVIYVPAFYLDFEAARAGDKNFKSTTRDVKLLIDTLKNQDKVDGIVMDLRGNGGGALLEAVSLAGLFIDKGPIVQVKNLSGKTRVETLSGNELSWTGPLGVIVDRSSASSSEIFTGVIQDYDRGIVMGSQTYGKGTVQSVIDLNRLVNPEVLKKMATLIHMGDSSQKKEISPAAINLGQINLTMDKYYRITGSSTQLKGVNPDVMFPSRYQTDKIGESSQPSALSWDVINSAGFQPLSNLSAIKAELIKRSEKRMAESLYFKYFKQNLADAKKRNNERSVTLNEAKLKKERDEQEAESFTRRNELRVFRGLPVLKKGDKATKDDAFDFIEDESVKVMADFMGLAAANKKA, from the coding sequence ATGTTAGGAAGGTTATCATTTGTGTTTTTCACAACGGCTGTGCTCGCTTGTCAGGCTGCTGTACCAAAAACACAACCTGTTGTGGATGGAGTAAAGAATATCAAACCAGATATACAGCAACAATTCGTTATCAAAGAAGTCGTGGCACTGATTGAAAATTACAATTATAAAAAGATAAAGGTAAATGACTCGATATCTTCCATAATTTTAGATCAGTACATTAAGACCTTAGATCAGGGGAAAAATTACTTCCTGAGCTCAGATATCAAAGATTTTGAAAAATACAGGTATCAGCTGGACGATGATTTTAAAAATGGAGATTTAACGGTTCCTTTTTACATCTATAACCTATACGCCAAAAGACTGAACGAACGTCTTGATTATGCCGTTACTCAGCTGAAAACAGAAATGAATTTCGGTCAGAATGACACCTATGTGTACGACCGTTCCAAGCTGGCCTGGCCTGTTTCGGCAGTGGAATTGAATGATACCTGGAGGAAGAGGGTCAAATATGAACTCATTAATTTAAACCTCGCAGGTTCCGCACCGGCTAAAAGTATCGAAACCGTTAGCAAGAACTACCTGGATTTAAAATCTCAGGTGGCAAAAGTGAACAATCAGGATGTCTTTCAAATGCTGATGGACGCTGTGACGGCTTCATTAGACCCGCATACAAATTATTTTAACGCCTCCAATGCGAAAGCGTTTAATGAGGAAATGTCGCGCTCAATTGTAGGCATTGGAGCCATATTAATGATCGAGAATGAAGTCCCTAAAATTGTAAGTATCGTTCCCGGAGGCCCTGCAGCAAAAGGAAAGAAACTAAGTCCCGGCGACCGGATCGTGGCAGTAGCTCAGGGAGACGGAGCCTTTGAGAGCATTGTAGGATGGAGGTTAGATGTCAGTATTTCTAAAATTAAAGGGGCTAAAGGAACAAAAGTTCGCCTCAAAGTCATTCCTGATGGAAGAGAGTTGTCTTCTGAACCGGTCATCGTGGAATTGCTTCGTGATAAAGTAATTCAGCAGGCGCAGTCTGCGCAGAAAAGCGTGAAGACTGTCCGCAATAATGGCAAAGACTATAAAGTAGGCGTGATCTATGTTCCTGCGTTTTATCTTGATTTTGAAGCGGCAAGAGCGGGAGATAAGAATTTTAAAAGTACGACCCGCGACGTGAAATTACTGATCGATACCTTAAAAAATCAGGACAAGGTAGACGGGATTGTGATGGATTTACGCGGAAATGGGGGCGGAGCTTTACTGGAGGCCGTTTCTTTAGCTGGTTTATTTATTGATAAAGGACCCATCGTTCAAGTGAAGAATTTAAGCGGTAAAACCAGGGTGGAAACCTTAAGTGGGAATGAACTTTCCTGGACCGGGCCACTGGGTGTAATCGTAGACCGTTCCAGTGCTTCCTCTTCAGAAATTTTCACAGGAGTGATCCAGGATTATGACCGTGGTATTGTCATGGGAAGTCAGACTTATGGTAAAGGAACTGTTCAGTCTGTGATTGACTTAAACAGGCTGGTAAACCCTGAAGTGCTGAAAAAGATGGCGACTTTAATCCATATGGGCGATTCCAGTCAGAAAAAAGAGATCAGCCCTGCAGCGATAAATTTAGGGCAGATCAACCTGACCATGGATAAATATTACCGGATTACCGGAAGCAGTACACAGCTGAAAGGGGTGAACCCGGATGTGATGTTTCCTTCCCGTTACCAGACCGATAAAATCGGAGAAAGCAGTCAGCCTTCTGCTTTATCCTGGGATGTGATCAATAGTGCCGGATTTCAGCCATTGAGCAACCTTTCTGCCATCAAGGCAGAGCTGATCAAAAGAAGCGAAAAACGCATGGCGGAATCTTTATATTTCAAGTATTTCAAGCAAAACCTCGCAGATGCTAAAAAGCGAAACAATGAAAGGTCTGTAACCCTGAATGAAGCTAAGCTAAAAAAAGAGCGTGATGAACAAGAGGCAGAAAGCTTTACCAGAAGAAATGAATTAAGGGTTTTCAGAGGTCTTCCGGTCTTGAAAAAAGGAGATAAAGCAACCAAAGATGATGCTTTTGATTTTATTGAAGATGAATCTGTTAAAGTAATGGCCGACTTCATGGGGCTTGCTGCTGCAAATAAAAAAGCGTAG
- a CDS encoding glycoside hydrolase family protein: protein MANFTRRTFLKCAAVGTAGFLLPEHTAFGQDPMELSLPERMLPAPVKGGFSMDDYWVWDPSVVKGEDGLYHMFASRWSRDFGFGNWVTNSEIVRAVSRTPAGPYTFEEVVLPARGNAFFDGCATHNARIVKSGKYYVLYYFGSHYKDSIPKPAEDVWDTGLAQKSWMNKRIGMAWSTSVYGPWTRSEKPILEPRAGHWDASITSNPSPIVLPDGSVYLMYKSSEKDHHPPLLLGAAKAASFRGPYERLSDQPLFQFHSKGKMDNDVEDPFVWWAKDHYELIMKDRFGHICGEEGGGIHALSKDGIHWDLAKPLKAYSRTVLWDNGTTTKQGNFERPFLLFEDGKPTHLFAATGTGDQPYQLDRSWNMVIPLK from the coding sequence ATGGCAAATTTTACAAGAAGAACTTTCCTCAAATGTGCAGCGGTCGGCACCGCAGGTTTTTTACTGCCTGAGCATACCGCATTTGGCCAGGATCCAATGGAGCTTTCCTTGCCTGAAAGGATGCTTCCTGCTCCCGTTAAGGGCGGTTTTTCCATGGATGATTATTGGGTTTGGGACCCTTCGGTGGTAAAGGGAGAAGACGGACTTTACCACATGTTTGCTTCACGCTGGTCCAGGGACTTTGGCTTTGGGAACTGGGTAACCAACTCCGAGATTGTGCGTGCCGTATCAAGAACTCCCGCAGGTCCCTATACCTTTGAGGAGGTTGTCTTACCGGCAAGAGGAAATGCGTTCTTTGATGGATGTGCGACCCACAATGCCCGAATCGTAAAGAGCGGGAAGTACTACGTGCTTTATTACTTCGGAAGCCATTATAAAGATTCTATCCCAAAGCCTGCTGAAGACGTTTGGGACACTGGACTTGCTCAAAAATCCTGGATGAATAAAAGAATAGGGATGGCTTGGTCTACTTCCGTTTATGGCCCCTGGACCAGAAGCGAAAAACCAATTCTGGAGCCCCGGGCTGGTCATTGGGATGCTTCGATTACCTCCAATCCATCACCGATTGTATTGCCGGATGGAAGTGTTTACCTGATGTACAAATCATCGGAAAAAGATCATCATCCGCCTTTATTACTTGGCGCTGCCAAAGCAGCTTCCTTTCGTGGTCCTTATGAAAGACTATCCGATCAACCTTTATTCCAATTTCATAGCAAGGGAAAAATGGACAATGATGTGGAAGATCCTTTTGTATGGTGGGCTAAAGATCATTATGAACTGATCATGAAAGACAGGTTCGGGCACATTTGCGGAGAGGAGGGTGGAGGGATCCATGCTTTATCTAAAGATGGCATACACTGGGACCTGGCCAAACCTTTGAAGGCTTATTCCAGAACAGTTTTGTGGGACAACGGAACCACTACAAAACAAGGTAATTTTGAACGGCCTTTTTTGCTTTTTGAAGATGGAAAGCCAACACACTTATTTGCTGCAACTGGAACGGGAGATCAACCTTATCAACTGGACCGGTCATGGAATATGGTGATCCCATTGAAATAA
- a CDS encoding MBL fold metallo-hydrolase, whose translation MKVLSTVLLLALISFFKAEGQQKAPSLVVLGNVQDGGSPHIGCIKACCKELFKNPDKTRMVASLGLIDPEYKLNWLFDPTPDFPAQTKLLKNFSLFSSKEVPDGIFITHAHIGHYTGLMYLGREALNAKSVPVYAMPKMKQFLESSGPWSQLVSLNNIQIKAIEEGKENILSPNVKVKAFKVPHRDEYSETVGYLIEGPHKKALFIPDIDKWSKWEKSIVEEIKKVDYALIDATFYDAKEINNRPISEIPHPFVVESMKLFESLPKSEKSKIYFIHLNHTNPLLDPKSPQTKRVLNNGFHIARFKQVLEL comes from the coding sequence ATGAAAGTATTAAGTACCGTCCTTTTGTTGGCCCTGATTAGCTTTTTTAAAGCAGAAGGACAACAAAAGGCGCCTTCGTTGGTCGTATTGGGGAATGTTCAGGATGGAGGATCTCCTCATATAGGTTGTATCAAGGCCTGCTGCAAAGAGTTATTTAAAAATCCGGATAAAACCAGAATGGTGGCTTCCCTGGGGCTGATTGACCCGGAGTATAAATTGAACTGGCTGTTTGATCCGACACCGGATTTTCCTGCGCAAACAAAACTCCTGAAGAACTTTTCCTTATTTAGTAGTAAAGAGGTTCCCGATGGTATTTTCATTACCCATGCGCATATTGGTCATTATACAGGCTTAATGTACCTGGGCAGGGAAGCGCTTAATGCTAAAAGTGTTCCGGTTTATGCCATGCCGAAAATGAAGCAATTCCTGGAAAGCAGCGGGCCATGGAGCCAGTTGGTTAGCCTGAACAATATTCAGATCAAAGCTATCGAAGAAGGGAAGGAAAATATCCTTTCTCCCAATGTAAAGGTGAAGGCATTTAAGGTGCCGCATCGGGATGAATATTCTGAAACCGTTGGATACCTGATTGAAGGACCTCATAAAAAAGCATTGTTTATTCCGGATATCGACAAATGGTCCAAATGGGAGAAAAGTATCGTTGAGGAAATAAAGAAAGTAGATTATGCGCTGATTGATGCGACTTTTTATGATGCAAAGGAAATCAACAACAGACCCATTTCAGAAATTCCGCATCCTTTTGTGGTGGAAAGCATGAAGCTGTTTGAATCGCTTCCTAAATCCGAGAAAAGTAAAATCTATTTCATTCACCTTAACCATACCAATCCCCTGCTGGACCCAAAAAGTCCGCAAACAAAAAGGGTACTTAACAATGGCTTTCACATCGCCAGGTTTAAACAGGTTCTGGAGCTCTAG
- a CDS encoding response regulator transcription factor, translated as MLHVLLAEDHNIVRNGIRMLLETDKDINIAAEAVNGVEVLEYVASGRQVDVILADINMPGMDGIMLLKEMKLLKPETYVMMLSMHDNEKYVTQAFMEGASGYLLKSVSADELIFSLKHVGTGGKYLCSELAIRMLDKLLHNGYHFISDTKSAIEFSLREIEVLHLIAEGLTNNEMSEQLFISKRTVEGHRQSLIEKTGARNTAALIRYAVLNGVIQ; from the coding sequence ATGTTACACGTGTTATTAGCAGAAGATCACAACATTGTTCGTAATGGGATCAGGATGTTGTTAGAAACAGACAAGGATATCAATATTGCTGCCGAGGCGGTGAACGGCGTCGAGGTGCTGGAGTACGTCGCCAGCGGACGACAGGTAGATGTGATTCTGGCTGATATTAACATGCCTGGTATGGATGGGATTATGCTGTTAAAAGAGATGAAACTGCTTAAACCGGAAACCTATGTCATGATGCTGTCTATGCATGATAACGAAAAATATGTGACCCAGGCTTTTATGGAAGGGGCCTCAGGATACCTGCTTAAAAGTGTAAGTGCGGATGAATTGATCTTTTCTTTAAAACATGTTGGCACAGGTGGAAAATATTTGTGCTCAGAACTCGCCATCCGCATGCTGGACAAGCTTTTGCACAATGGGTATCATTTCATTTCGGATACTAAATCAGCCATAGAATTCTCCCTTCGGGAAATCGAAGTGCTGCACCTCATTGCAGAAGGACTGACGAATAATGAGATGTCCGAACAGCTGTTTATCAGCAAAAGGACGGTCGAAGGACACCGTCAAAGCCTGATTGAAAAAACAGGGGCACGCAATACTGCTGCACTGATACGTTATGCCGTCCTTAACGGTGTGATTCAATAA
- a CDS encoding pinensin family lanthipeptide, whose translation MNNSMDKIKLNLEDLQLESFVTSIDSEVASRLSGGLGNVSEPTHTEPTDDHHADPVKCTTVIC comes from the coding sequence ATGAACAATTCAATGGATAAAATCAAGTTAAATCTTGAAGACCTTCAATTAGAGAGCTTTGTAACCAGTATTGATAGTGAAGTTGCCAGTCGCCTATCGGGCGGTTTGGGTAACGTTTCAGAACCAACGCATACTGAACCTACAGATGACCACCATGCTGATCCGGTTAAATGTACTACCGTGATCTGCTAG
- a CDS encoding chemotaxis protein CheB: MLKNDVRNIITIGASAGGIAAVSKLVAGFKKEFDAAIFVVIHISRNSLTEIILGQIQKQTAIKCLIPADGEEIQNSRIYLAPADHHMMLEKGKVSIKRGAFDNHWRPSIDVLFRSAAAAYDSCVTGIILTGLLDDGTSGMSAIRRSGGKCMVQDPKEADFPDMPQSVLKNMTVDYKVSIHEMGYILSDLFSRSICNIGEVPEDIQIEAEISLRMSSNVEGLKKLGHPTWLTCPECGGVLVKVERDEISRYRCYTGHSFTEKILETEQAKGLEESIWIAIRMMEERKNLLTNMTVLHEETRAERTAQMSIHIDRLKGILIDLSKK; this comes from the coding sequence ATGCTTAAAAATGACGTAAGGAACATCATCACCATCGGTGCTTCGGCAGGTGGGATTGCTGCGGTTTCTAAACTCGTAGCTGGTTTTAAAAAGGAATTTGATGCTGCAATATTTGTGGTCATCCATATTTCCAGAAACTCATTAACAGAAATTATTCTAGGGCAAATTCAGAAACAGACTGCAATAAAATGCCTTATTCCCGCAGATGGGGAAGAAATTCAGAACAGTAGGATTTATCTGGCCCCGGCAGACCACCATATGATGCTGGAAAAAGGAAAAGTCAGTATAAAAAGAGGCGCCTTTGATAACCACTGGAGACCGTCGATAGATGTACTTTTTCGTTCTGCAGCGGCGGCTTATGATTCCTGTGTGACTGGAATTATATTGACGGGTTTACTGGACGATGGGACTTCAGGTATGTCTGCTATCAGAAGAAGTGGAGGTAAATGTATGGTGCAGGACCCAAAAGAGGCCGACTTCCCGGACATGCCGCAAAGTGTATTGAAAAATATGACTGTTGATTATAAGGTTTCTATTCATGAAATGGGGTATATCCTTTCCGATTTATTCTCCAGATCAATCTGCAACATTGGGGAGGTTCCTGAAGACATCCAAATCGAAGCAGAGATTAGCCTGAGAATGAGCAGCAATGTGGAGGGCCTGAAGAAACTAGGGCATCCAACCTGGCTAACCTGTCCCGAATGTGGCGGGGTCCTTGTGAAAGTTGAACGTGACGAGATCTCCCGGTACCGATGCTATACCGGACATTCCTTTACGGAGAAAATATTGGAAACAGAGCAGGCAAAAGGACTGGAAGAATCCATCTGGATTGCCATTCGGATGATGGAAGAACGCAAAAATCTGTTGACAAACATGACCGTACTCCATGAAGAAACCAGAGCAGAAAGAACAGCACAAATGAGCATTCATATTGACCGTTTGAAAGGGATATTGATTGATTTATCAAAAAAATAG
- a CDS encoding DUF6266 family protein, with amino-acid sequence MGTLRNGLFGGFHGRVGNLVGYTLKGKHVIRMIGKSNKPLTPARKANCEKMKVVNEILKPSLSAIRVGFRLAVAGTDRNEYNEAVSYNKKNAVQGEYPNICLDYTKVLMSMGTLPGAVHPTVSQLEEKITFTWKKSDLPVSQYDTDRAMLVIYFPDLQESCCQLIGAKRVEGKDVITISSQHINKRMEAYISFAKQDGREISNSVHVGSLNATPLVSTEIKSEEEVKTAEVQHKDKQQENQSNEPVICQQSTVSPDLEAAKRTNAYIPPS; translated from the coding sequence ATGGGAACATTAAGAAATGGGTTATTTGGCGGATTCCATGGCAGAGTCGGCAACCTGGTAGGTTATACCTTAAAAGGTAAACATGTCATCAGAATGATTGGCAAAAGTAATAAACCGCTTACCCCGGCAAGAAAGGCAAACTGTGAAAAGATGAAAGTGGTCAATGAAATATTGAAGCCTTCGCTGAGTGCAATTCGGGTAGGATTTCGCCTTGCCGTTGCGGGAACAGACAGAAACGAATATAATGAAGCGGTTTCTTACAATAAAAAGAATGCAGTTCAGGGCGAATATCCAAACATCTGCCTGGACTATACCAAAGTATTAATGAGCATGGGAACACTTCCTGGGGCTGTTCATCCAACCGTCAGCCAACTGGAGGAAAAAATCACCTTTACCTGGAAGAAATCGGACCTCCCGGTGAGCCAATACGATACTGACCGTGCCATGCTGGTGATTTATTTCCCTGATTTACAAGAGAGCTGTTGCCAGTTAATCGGGGCAAAAAGAGTGGAGGGAAAAGATGTAATTACTATTAGTTCACAACATATAAATAAACGTATGGAAGCCTATATCTCTTTTGCTAAACAGGATGGCAGAGAGATCTCCAATAGTGTACATGTGGGCTCTTTGAATGCGACTCCCCTGGTTTCTACGGAAATAAAATCCGAAGAAGAGGTTAAAACCGCTGAGGTTCAGCATAAGGATAAACAGCAGGAAAATCAAAGCAATGAACCCGTTATTTGTCAGCAATCTACTGTTTCTCCGGATTTAGAGGCTGCAAAACGAACCAATGCTTACATCCCTCCTTCGTAA
- a CDS encoding lanthionine synthetase LanC family protein: MSLLSPIQTAKINEQLQRINKELLSAVIRDDTGLYWPGPYYESTGQLSFKTTVDIFNGSSGMALYFMALFEYSGRKEDLQIAEDIMRKILKSEELRHPRSFGFYTGLTGVIYTCIRLYELNKKKEYLDAALDLSLSNRKNIIEHTAKADLLSGYSGSLFVFTLLYHHLKSAAILAMIQQIVNRLVQEARISETGLKWDYNRSKSAFDSLAGFSHGASGIAYSLMQVGNYFKNEGLIYLAEQALQYEMQYFHQESDNWLDLRLGSYRLSLPDAYKWDLNLFLPEMRNVNSWAHGAAGIGLSRLYAWKVSKNPVYFAQCKTAMNRCLSDLKKMDRTDFSLCSGYSGMIPFLVKFQELSRKDLSEMLWTIAERANHQYNAEGSYNTYISASSFDFGLLSGKAGIGYMLLQLLNPEMNNVAYPALPIPNEGLSAIVGPDKTAIQQGIFLLHYPKTIQLLNLSEPGFSEQLQAEDLREFEEKVNQKINLFPASKGWEMMEVFKLEKARASCWKIHKGYLCYAKKNEFIRHQNAQLLFRTDEALLDLQVALADHVRFYPIASRLREIMALKQSDHAALFISEESGLQTIYIGRLPALILSHLYKTVTSGRKLIDFILDDFLQQDGWTMEHEALKQRLLLQIRSLIRNGIISVKG, from the coding sequence ATGTCTTTACTTTCGCCAATACAAACTGCAAAAATAAACGAACAACTTCAGCGCATCAACAAGGAGTTGCTGTCTGCGGTAATCAGAGATGATACCGGGCTATATTGGCCGGGTCCTTATTACGAAAGTACTGGTCAGCTTTCCTTTAAAACAACGGTAGATATTTTTAATGGCAGCAGTGGAATGGCCTTGTATTTTATGGCTCTTTTTGAATACTCCGGCAGAAAAGAAGATTTACAAATTGCGGAAGACATCATGCGTAAAATCCTGAAATCCGAGGAATTACGCCACCCCCGGTCCTTTGGTTTTTATACTGGTCTGACGGGTGTCATCTATACCTGCATCCGGCTATATGAGCTGAACAAAAAGAAAGAATACCTGGATGCGGCCCTGGATCTGAGCCTCAGCAATCGAAAAAACATCATCGAGCATACCGCAAAAGCCGACTTATTAAGTGGATACTCTGGAAGCCTGTTTGTCTTTACCTTACTTTATCATCACCTCAAATCAGCCGCAATTCTAGCGATGATTCAACAGATCGTGAATAGATTGGTACAGGAAGCAAGAATTTCTGAAACAGGACTAAAATGGGATTACAACAGGTCGAAATCTGCATTCGATAGCCTGGCAGGTTTTTCCCATGGGGCCTCCGGAATTGCCTACTCCCTGATGCAGGTGGGAAATTATTTTAAGAACGAAGGACTGATCTATCTTGCAGAGCAGGCCTTACAATATGAAATGCAGTATTTTCACCAGGAATCGGATAACTGGCTGGACCTGCGGTTGGGGAGTTACAGATTAAGCCTACCTGATGCTTATAAATGGGATCTGAACCTGTTTTTACCGGAAATGAGAAATGTAAATTCCTGGGCACATGGTGCTGCCGGAATCGGATTATCCAGACTGTATGCCTGGAAAGTCAGCAAAAATCCGGTTTACTTTGCGCAATGTAAGACGGCGATGAACAGGTGTCTTTCAGATCTGAAAAAGATGGACAGAACAGATTTCAGTCTATGCAGCGGTTATTCGGGCATGATCCCTTTTCTTGTAAAGTTTCAGGAGCTGAGCAGAAAAGACCTCAGCGAAATGCTGTGGACTATCGCTGAACGGGCAAACCATCAATATAATGCGGAAGGCAGTTACAATACTTATATTTCTGCCAGTTCATTTGATTTCGGCCTGCTATCAGGGAAAGCAGGAATAGGTTATATGCTTCTGCAGCTGTTAAATCCAGAGATGAATAATGTAGCTTATCCAGCTTTACCAATACCCAATGAGGGCTTGTCTGCTATTGTAGGCCCAGATAAAACGGCCATACAGCAGGGGATTTTTTTACTGCATTATCCAAAAACAATTCAATTGTTAAATCTCTCTGAACCCGGTTTTTCCGAACAGCTTCAGGCAGAAGATCTCCGGGAATTTGAAGAAAAGGTAAATCAGAAAATCAACCTGTTCCCCGCTTCCAAAGGCTGGGAGATGATGGAGGTCTTCAAGCTTGAAAAAGCGAGGGCCAGCTGCTGGAAAATACACAAGGGCTATTTATGCTATGCAAAGAAAAATGAATTCATTAGACATCAAAACGCGCAATTGCTGTTCCGCACTGATGAGGCCCTGCTGGATTTACAGGTCGCATTAGCTGATCATGTCAGGTTCTACCCCATCGCTTCCAGACTCAGGGAAATTATGGCGTTAAAACAAAGTGATCACGCGGCATTATTTATCTCAGAGGAATCTGGACTACAAACCATTTACATTGGTCGGCTGCCGGCATTAATTCTCAGCCATCTGTATAAAACAGTGACCAGCGGAAGAAAACTGATTGATTTTATTCTGGATGATTTTCTGCAACAGGACGGTTGGACGATGGAACATGAGGCCTTAAAACAAAGGCTCCTCCTGCAAATCAGGTCACTGATCAGGAATGGAATCATAAGTGTTAAAGGATAA
- a CDS encoding thiopeptide-type bacteriocin biosynthesis protein, which produces MEKTKWFAVYLFYPGDLDLMLNQLVQPFIHDFFKEASAGTYFFIRYWENGSHIRLRMKIHPKKQEALAAEIKQRAAEFFVRYPDVMLRQDLAATVPSDHKVVYASYEPEIKRYGNRQSMPWAEAHFFSSSAFVLDWISSRKTGASVLLQALSMHLVLLYATGWEFSRLLQVCDVFIHGWLPRLYDPNEDPVQESALWLKQFESSFSSAKMQVMEASKTFWEAMIKDIASDKISCYLQENTSIMKNYLSAGFEETKLTEIVTSMMHMNNNRLGISNYEEAYGAYCLRQSLDFIAQS; this is translated from the coding sequence ATGGAAAAAACGAAATGGTTTGCGGTATACCTGTTTTACCCTGGCGATCTGGATCTCATGCTAAATCAGCTCGTTCAGCCTTTTATTCATGACTTTTTCAAAGAAGCATCAGCGGGAACTTACTTCTTTATCCGATACTGGGAAAATGGGAGTCACATCAGGTTGAGAATGAAGATCCATCCTAAAAAGCAAGAAGCACTGGCTGCAGAAATAAAGCAAAGAGCAGCTGAGTTTTTTGTTCGGTATCCGGATGTAATGCTCCGCCAGGATCTTGCAGCAACTGTTCCTTCCGACCATAAAGTCGTCTATGCCAGCTATGAACCCGAAATAAAACGCTATGGAAACCGGCAAAGCATGCCCTGGGCAGAGGCACATTTTTTCAGCTCTTCTGCATTCGTTTTAGATTGGATCAGTTCCAGAAAAACCGGGGCTTCTGTATTGCTGCAAGCCCTAAGTATGCACCTGGTTTTATTGTATGCAACCGGATGGGAATTCTCCCGCTTACTTCAGGTTTGTGACGTCTTTATCCATGGCTGGCTTCCGAGATTATACGATCCCAATGAAGATCCTGTTCAGGAAAGCGCGCTTTGGCTCAAACAATTCGAATCGTCCTTTTCGTCTGCGAAAATGCAGGTCATGGAAGCTTCAAAAACTTTTTGGGAAGCCATGATCAAGGACATTGCAAGTGATAAAATCAGCTGTTATCTACAGGAAAACACCTCAATTATGAAAAATTACTTATCTGCAGGATTTGAGGAGACAAAGCTGACAGAGATCGTCACGAGTATGATGCACATGAACAATAACCGGTTGGGGATCTCCAATTACGAAGAGGCTTATGGCGCCTATTGCCTGCGCCAGTCGCTGGATTTTATTGCCCAATCTTAA
- a CDS encoding RNA polymerase sigma factor produces MNTPFTDFNFELCRYKENLWSFAMSYTHNVEDADDLVQDTFLKALRYAKNFKKGTNLKAWLFMILKNTFLNSYRKRKLIKKILDDQTDISFHSGIKTTQNLGLGKCIMDDIHEALKNLQPQYYDPFVRYFEGYKYHEIAKELNIPIGTVKTRIHIARGNLKSNLKMYQEQFSQPGNLSKIIDTRD; encoded by the coding sequence ATGAACACACCCTTCACAGATTTTAACTTCGAGTTATGTCGTTACAAAGAAAATTTATGGTCATTTGCGATGTCCTATACCCACAATGTAGAAGATGCTGATGACCTTGTTCAGGATACTTTTCTGAAAGCCCTCCGCTACGCCAAAAACTTTAAGAAAGGAACAAACCTGAAGGCCTGGCTTTTCATGATCTTAAAAAATACTTTTCTCAATAGTTATCGAAAAAGGAAGCTGATTAAAAAGATCCTGGATGATCAGACAGATATTTCTTTCCATTCAGGAATAAAGACAACGCAGAACCTGGGATTGGGGAAGTGCATTATGGATGATATTCATGAAGCATTGAAAAATTTACAGCCCCAGTATTATGATCCCTTTGTCCGTTATTTTGAAGGCTATAAATACCATGAAATTGCCAAAGAACTGAACATCCCCATTGGAACGGTGAAAACCAGGATTCACATCGCAAGAGGAAACCTGAAAAGCAATTTAAAAATGTACCAGGAACAATTCTCGCAACCCGGGAACCTCTCTAAAATTATTGATACAAGAGATTAG